The genomic stretch CAAGCACCACCTGGCAGGCGGTAATGAATCGTATCACGAAGAATGCTGGTACCGTCTGGGCAAGGCACGAATTCGTGGGTGTGCTCCCAGGTGTGAAACGGACCACGACGTTGCACATCGGTGAAGCTGCGTCCCGGTACACAGGTCGTGTGTTCGGCCAGCCACGCAATCGGAAGGAGTCCAGGCAAGCGCAGCTTGAGGCGTGCCCCGACCTCCAGCCCGCCTTGTCGCTCCAGGACTCGAACGCGCTGCCAAGGTGGCAAAAGACGCTCGAAGGCCCCCGGGCGCGCGTGCCAGGCAAACGCTTCATCAGCCGATACCGACAGGGGGATCTCCCGTGTGAATCGTTGCATTCTCAAGCTTTGCTCCGCGCCCGCACGCACGCAAGGCCGCCATCCACACCCAGCACCTGACCGGTGATCCACGCGCTTTCCTCGCTGAGCAACCATACCATCGCCGCGGCGATCTCGTCCGGCTCGCCAATTCTTCCCAGCGCGTGCATCGCCACGGATGCCTTGAGTGACAACTCATTGGCGGTGATGGCGGTCGTCAGGGGTGTTCGCGTCAGCCCGGGGGCCACGGCGTTCACCCGCAGTCCTTGACCGGCATAGGTCGCAGCGGCCGAGCGCGCCAGGGACGCGACGGCGCCCTTGGCCGCTGCGATCGCCTCGTGGCTCGCCAACCCAACCAGGGCCGCCGCCGAAGAAACCAGCACAACCGACCCCCCACGGGCCTTCGTCAGCCGGCCGGCCGCCTTTACAACGGCGAAAGCCGAATGCACATTCGTTCGCAGGGTGGCTTCGAAGTCCGCGGCAGTGGTCTGATGGGCCGGGCGCAGCCACAGGGAACCCACACAATTCGCAACACCCGCAAGCCCGTCATGCTGCACAGCGACCACACCAAGCGCTGTATCGAGCGCGTCAATATCCGCCGCCATGCAAACCTGCGTGGCCACCCCCAGATCGGCCGCAAGGGCGTTCAATCCCGCTTCGTTCCGCCCCAGTGCCACAACCCGCGCGCCACCGGTCACGAGCCGCCGGACCAACGCAGTGCCGACACCTCCGGTCGCACCCACGACCGCGTAAACACCCTCGTCGCGAAAGCTCGTCGTTGCGCTCATCGCCCTGCTCCTGCTCATCCGCGGGCAACCACGGACCGCTCAACGGGCCCTCAAAAAGAGCAACCCACGGTCAGGGACCATGGGTGCTCACGTGGGAGGGAGGAGTTTGTCGCTTACCGGTCCTGGCCTGCGTACCTTGCGATCGGTCGCTCCACCCCGCCACCCGTCACGCCCGTCAGGGCGTGGCAGGGGCGGTCATGTATTTCGCGGGGGCTCGGCGGGTAATTGAGGCGCGACTTCATCGAAACATCCCAGCACAACGGCGGTCGCGTTATCGTGGCGTCGCTCTCGCCACGTTTTACCCTGCCGAGCCCTCTAGACCGCGCTCCACCAACGCTTCGCATCTTTCCCTTCCAGAGATCCGGTCTTAGCCCGGCAGAATCACCGTGTCGATAACGTGAATCACGCCGTTCGACGCGTCGATGTCCGTGGCGATGATCGTCGCATCGTTGATCATGGCCTTGCCGTCCGCCGCCCGAATGCGAACCTTCTGCCCCAGCAGCGTCTCGGCCTGGCCGGCCTTCAGAGCGTCCGGCGAGTACACCCGACCGGAAACCACATGGAACTTCAGGATGTCAGCCAGCTTGCCCTTGTTCTCCGGCTTGAGGAGGTCGGCCAGCGTGCCTTCCGGCAACTTGGCGAACGCCTCATCAGTCGGGGCAAACACGGTGAACGGACCGCCGGTGGCGAGCGTCTCCGCCAGGCCCGCCGCAACCGCCGCCTTCAGCAGCGTGTTGAACTTGCCGGCGCCCTTCGCGGTGTCGACGATGTTCTTGTCCGCCGGGAGCATGACCGTGTCGATCACATGGATAATGCCGTTGCTGGCCTCAACGTCCGGGGTAACGACGGTCGCGTTGCCGACCTGCACTTTGCCATCCTGCACCGCGATCGTGGCCCGCTGCCCATTGAGCGTCGTCGCCCCGGTCAGCTTGATGACCGCCTTCGAATCGACCTTGCCGGCTACGACGTGGTACGTCAGGATTGCCTGCAACTTCGCCTTGTTCTCCGGCTTGAGCAGCTCTTCAACCGTGCCCTTGGGGAGTTTGGCGAAGGCCTCGTCGGTGGGAGCAAATACCGTGAACGGACCATCACCTTTCAGTGCATCGACCAGGTCGGCCGCGCCCAGCGCCGCCGCCAGCGTCTTGAAGCTGCCCGCGGCGACCGCGGTGTCCACGATGTCGGCCTTGCCCGAGGTGCTCACCATCCGCACCGGATTACTCGCCTTCGCGGCGCCTCCGCCGCACTGAGCGAGCACGGCACTCGAACCAGCCGCCAGCACAAAGCCACCACAAATCAATCGCAACATTCCAACACTCGTCATCACGATCAGCTCCTTGGAAACTATCCTTCTTCGCTCGCAAAAGCGCGAGCCCCTTCTTGCATGGGGTAACGGTCACACCTACCGGGCGTGCCCGTGGATCAGACTCAAGATTTCCCGCCGTGCCTCCGCATCCGTGGCGTAGATCCCCCGGCTGACCGTCGTCGCGGTTGCACTGCCGGGCTTCGAGATCCCCCGCATGGACATGCAGAGATGCTCCGCCTCGACCATGACCACTACGCCGGCCGGCTGGAGGTGCTCCATCATGGCGTCGGCGACTTGCGCGGTCAGACGCTCCTGCACCTGGGGGCGGCGGGCAAATGTGTCCACCGTGCGTGCCAGCTTCGACAGGCCGACCACGCGATCGCCGTTCGGGCGATAGGCGACATGCGCCTTCCCGAAAAAAGGCAGCAAGTGGTGCTCGCACATGCTGAAGAACTCGATGTCGCGCACCAGCACAACACCGTCGGTCTCCTGCTCAAACACCCGCTCGAGGTGGGCCGCGGGATCCTGCCGCAAACCGGCGAAGAGCTCACGATATGCCCGGGCGACACGCTTTGGAGTGTCGAGGAGCCCGTCCCGGGCGGGGTCCTCGCCAATCGCAAGCAGGATCTCCCGCACGGCCCGTTCGATACGCTCAACATCCACGGGTTGCTGGGGCGTCACCGGCAGCCGCAATGTCAGCCCGCTCACCGGTGTGCTCCGTCCCGGAATGGCTGTTTCCATATACATCTCAGTTCGACTCCTTCCCACACCTGAACGATAATACGTTCAATTCGTTCGTAACGTCCTAAGTATTCATCACAAAGATCGGTTTGTCAAACGGGCGTCCAGAATTATTCTGAGCGGAGCTGCCAGCATAGCGCCCCTGTTTTCGGGAGAACATCCTTAATATGCTTATTTTATATAACGTTACAATGCGGACTTGCTATTCTTGGGTCGGATTGTATAATCGATCAAAACGACCAGAGGATTTCTTTTGAAGCCCGTTTTGTCTCCTAAGGAGCTGGCAACCGCCATTGGCGTAAGCGAGTCGTCGCTCAAACGCTGGGCCGACGACGGCCTGATCCGTGTGGCCCGTACCGCCGGCGGGCACCGCCGCATCCCCATCGCCGAGGCGATCCGCTTCATTCGCGAAACCAAGACGCCCCTCGTACGGCCCGAAGTGCTCGGATTCACCGATCTCGATTTGGTGCAAGCCGACACCACAGGCGGCGAGGAGCCCGCCGATCTGCTCTATCGCTATCTCGCCGCCGGCCAGGCACCCGAGGCCCGCGGACTCGTTATGTCGCTTTATCTGAGTGGGCAGACCGTTGCCGCTTTAGCCGACGGACCCGTTCGCTCCGCCCTCGAGCGTCTCGGCCGCCTCTGGGAACACCACGAGAACGGCGTTTTCATCGAGCACCGCGCCACCGACATCTGCATGGAAGCGCTCTGGCAGTTGCACACCACGCTCGAGCCGCGGACGACTGTTGCGACAGCGGTGGGCGGGGCGATTCCCGGTGACCCGTACATTCTGGCGTCCCTGTTGGCGGCCACCGTGCTGGCGGCGGAGGGCTATCACGCCGTCAACCTCGGACCCAACACACCCTTTGAAGCCCTGCGCGCCGCGGTCGACCACCACAAAGCTACACTTGCGTGGCTGAGCTTCAGCCACGTTCCCGACCGACCGGCCACCGAGGCCGGCGCGCGCCGTTTCGCGCAGGAAATGGCCGAACGGGGCGTTCGTCTTGTGGTGGGTGGCCAGAGTCTGGGTAACATCGGAACGGCGCTTGGCGACAAAGTCTTCGTCGGCCGATCGATGGCGGAACTGGCCGCCTTCGCGAATGGCGTGCTCGCCAGCCGGGCGGGTGCCCAGGCCCCATTGGTGCTTCCGATCCAGATCCCATAGCGCCGCAAGGCACCGGGTCGCCTGACCTCACAACCAAGGAGTCTCGGCGTGTCGCAACGCATCTTGTTCCTCGCGCCTTTGTCTGCATTGCTTTTGCTCACCGCCTGCGTGTGGCCCGCCGGTAACGAACTGGGTCGCAGCGATCTCGCGGTGGCATATCTTGATCTCGAACTGACCCTTGCCGCGCACCCACCCGATTCCACTGACATTTCTCGGATCAACGAACGCTTCGATGAGGCGAGTATCCAGTTTTTCCTCGGCCGCCAAGCCGACGCCATCCAGACGCTGCGCCGCTTGACCGCTGGCCTGCAAGGATTTGGCGCTCCACACCCTGAGCGCGGCCTGATCACGGAGCTGCGTGGCCGCGTGGAACCGCCCACCCTGGTGCGGGATGCGCCGGAGGCGGTGACGGTCCAGCTCGACGGTACGCGCATGGGTGGGCTCATGGCCACGAGCCGGGTAACCCTGCAGCTTCGCATTCGGAATACCGACACGGGCACCGTGGCCCATGAGCAGCCGGCCGATTTGGAAGTGCGGGCCTTGAGCCGCCCCACGGCGCGCATCGTGCTGCCCGACCACGTGCGCACCCTGCCCACCGGTGCTTACGTCCTCGAAATTGGCGCTGCCGCGGGCTGGTTCGCACCACTGACACGCTGGCGTGTCGTACAGGAATCACCGGAGGCGGCCCGCGCTCAACATGCGGAGCTGCTCGCTAACGTGGCGGAGACCCCAGACAATCGGCAGGCATTGGCCTCCGCACGCGCCCGCAATGAACTTCTCGTGAGCCGACCGACCGACAGCAACCTGACGGTCCTCCTGAGCGACATGGACACCTTGATCGCAGCCGTCCGCGCGGAGCTTCAAACCCTTGCTGCCGGGGCCAACCCCTACGCCAACCTTGCGGGTGACACCTGGCGCGTGCTCGCGACGGATCGCGGACCGCTGCCCTTTCGGGTCTTTGCCGGGTCCGTAGCCGATCCGGCCAAGCCCCGCCCGCTGGTCATCGCATATCACGGCGCCGGTGGCGACGAGAACATGTTCTTCTATGGTTACGGTGCCGGCCGCATTCGAACGCTCGCAGCCACCCGGAACATGATTGTCGTGACCCCGCGCACCGAGCTGGCGATCAACCAGCTCGATCATTTTCCCGCTTTGCTTGCCACCCTCGGCACAGACTATGCCATTGACCCACAACGGATCTACCTGCTCGGCCACTCCCTTGGCGCAGCGACTTCCATCGAGCTCGGTAAACGCTACAGCGAGAACATCGCGGCCATCGTGTGCTTCGCCGGTGGTAACAATCTTCCGAACGGTGGCGCGTTTCCCGCAACCCTCATCTACGCCGGCACACAGGACCCGATTTCCCCGATCAGTCGCATTTCGCGCGGCGTGGAAGCGGCCCAGCGCGGTGGAATCGACGTGACTTTCGAGCGACTCTCCGGTTATGGCCATACGCTCGCGATCGGCGATCGGTTGGCAGCCGCTCTCGACTGGCTGCTGACCCATACATCCAATACGGGTAGTGGCCCGTAAGAACCGCTGTCTCAGCTCCAGGAGCGGCTCGATCCCTTGATGGCCTCCGGCTCCTTTGCGAACCGGCGGGCCGCTTCGGCGGTGACGCGACCAGCGGTGACCAGCGCTTGCAGACTTTCGTCCAACTGCACCGCACCCTCGCGCTTGCCAGTCTGCACGGCCGACTCGAGTTGCTCGATTTTGCCAGCCCGGATCACCACCTGCACACCGCCGTGTACGGGCAGCACCTCGAGCGCAAGAGCGCGGCCGGCATGTTCATCAAGCGCGGGGACCAGGTGTTGGCACACAATCGCACGCAGACTGAGCGAGAGCTGGGTGCGAATCTCGTCCTGTGCGTCCGCTGGGAAGATGTCGACCAGCCGCGAGAGTGCCCCCTTCGCATCCCGGGTGTGCAACGTGGTCAGGACAAGGTGGCCGGTCTCGGCTGCACTGATCGCGAGCTGGGCGGTTTCGCGATCACGAATTTCTCCGACCAGGATCACCTCCGGATCCTGGCGCAGCCCGGCGCGGAGGCCGTCGGCAAAAGTATCCACGTCACGCCCAACCTCCCGCTGGGTGACGAGTCCACCCATATCCGGGGGATAGAGATATTCGATCGGCTCCTCGATGGTGAGCACCCGCACGGCGCGCCGCTGACGAATCAACTGAAGCAGCGCTGCAAGGGTCGTCGTCTTGCCCGAGCCCGTCACGCCCGTGACGACAATCAGCCCGTCCCGGCAGGCGGCCAGTCGCTCCGCCACCTCCTGGGGGAAACCCAGGACTTCAAGCGAAGGAATCACGCTTGGAATATGTCGCAGGCAAGCGCACCACGCGCCTTGTGCCAGGTACACCCCCACCCGGAAACGGGCGG from Phycisphaerales bacterium encodes the following:
- a CDS encoding SDR family oxidoreductase, which encodes MSATTSFRDEGVYAVVGATGGVGTALVRRLVTGGARVVALGRNEAGLNALAADLGVATQVCMAADIDALDTALGVVAVQHDGLAGVANCVGSLWLRPAHQTTAADFEATLRTNVHSAFAVVKAAGRLTKARGGSVVLVSSAAALVGLASHEAIAAAKGAVASLARSAAATYAGQGLRVNAVAPGLTRTPLTTAITANELSLKASVAMHALGRIGEPDEIAAAMVWLLSEESAWITGQVLGVDGGLACVRARSKA
- a CDS encoding fasciclin domain-containing protein, which encodes MVSTSGKADIVDTAVAAGSFKTLAAALGAADLVDALKGDGPFTVFAPTDEAFAKLPKGTVEELLKPENKAKLQAILTYHVVAGKVDSKAVIKLTGATTLNGQRATIAVQDGKVQVGNATVVTPDVEASNGIIHVIDTVMLPADKNIVDTAKGAGKFNTLLKAAVAAGLAETLATGGPFTVFAPTDEAFAKLPEGTLADLLKPENKGKLADILKFHVVSGRVYSPDALKAGQAETLLGQKVRIRAADGKAMINDATIIATDIDASNGVIHVIDTVILPG
- the folE gene encoding GTP cyclohydrolase I FolE codes for the protein METAIPGRSTPVSGLTLRLPVTPQQPVDVERIERAVREILLAIGEDPARDGLLDTPKRVARAYRELFAGLRQDPAAHLERVFEQETDGVVLVRDIEFFSMCEHHLLPFFGKAHVAYRPNGDRVVGLSKLARTVDTFARRPQVQERLTAQVADAMMEHLQPAGVVVMVEAEHLCMSMRGISKPGSATATTVSRGIYATDAEARREILSLIHGHAR
- a CDS encoding helix-turn-helix domain-containing protein, which translates into the protein MKPVLSPKELATAIGVSESSLKRWADDGLIRVARTAGGHRRIPIAEAIRFIRETKTPLVRPEVLGFTDLDLVQADTTGGEEPADLLYRYLAAGQAPEARGLVMSLYLSGQTVAALADGPVRSALERLGRLWEHHENGVFIEHRATDICMEALWQLHTTLEPRTTVATAVGGAIPGDPYILASLLAATVLAAEGYHAVNLGPNTPFEALRAAVDHHKATLAWLSFSHVPDRPATEAGARRFAQEMAERGVRLVVGGQSLGNIGTALGDKVFVGRSMAELAAFANGVLASRAGAQAPLVLPIQIP
- a CDS encoding PilT/PilU family type 4a pilus ATPase, whose amino-acid sequence is MLDVDLASTGPGVLDNALRHLRPNGCDQEQKGAGMKPATDLDALLHATLAQGASDLHLVPGYAPTVRVHGKLVVLPGKALTPSDTDQLVRALVPYRLRDALGQQKSVDCSVSTTYEGATARFRVGVYLAQGAWCACLRHIPSVIPSLEVLGFPQEVAERLAACRDGLIVVTGVTGSGKTTTLAALLQLIRQRRAVRVLTIEEPIEYLYPPDMGGLVTQREVGRDVDTFADGLRAGLRQDPEVILVGEIRDRETAQLAISAAETGHLVLTTLHTRDAKGALSRLVDIFPADAQDEIRTQLSLSLRAIVCQHLVPALDEHAGRALALEVLPVHGGVQVVIRAGKIEQLESAVQTGKREGAVQLDESLQALVTAGRVTAEAARRFAKEPEAIKGSSRSWS